TGCGGCTTCGGCTTTTGATTCGTCCAAGACAAAAGTCTTATTTCCGATAGTAAATATTTTGTCCATTAAAGCAGAAAGAAACAGAGAATAGTTTAGAATAAAGTTCAGGATACGGGACTCTCAGAGAGCATAAGAATACCAGGGAAAGTGAACGTTCGATAGAGACTGAATAGGTAATGAGTTAAGTTGGACTGAAAGATCCGACTATCCCCATATGTTGTGTGGGAAATTTATGGTAACCCCTATATATTGTGTCAATGGATTTTAGTTATTAACATACTCAATTAGTACCTAAGTTGCTGACAGTGGCTGATTTTAAAATTTTCACACAATTAATTCACAGGTTCTTCCCAATTTTAACGATTAAAACAACCTCGTTTCGTAAGACCCTTATTCATCAATATGATAGACAAAAATAAGTTGATTCCCGTGTAACTATTCATCCTCCAAGGGGATTTATGATGCATGGAAATAACAGCGAGTCTATTATCCGCTTGGCAGACACAAACGAAGCCCGTAGGGAGGTGGGAATTGTCTGAACCTATTCCAATACCCATCGATGAAGATATCCGGCTCATGTTTGAAGTGGCTGCCGGAGATTCGAAAGCGCTACGGCAACTGATAGACAAGTGGAAGAAGCCGCTCATAAACTTTTTCTACCGCTCGCTTGGATCCTACACAGAATCAGAAGATTTAGCCCAAATTGTTTTTATCAAAATCTATCGAGCCGCAGCACGCTACGAAGCCCGCGCCAAATTCTCGACATTTCTGTTTCACGTTGCCCGTCGCGTTTTGTTGAATGAATTCCGACGGAAGGGACGTAAACCGGTTGATTACGTGGATCCACAGGAATTCCACTATGAACAGAGCGAAGACCCAGAGGTGAAACGACGACTGGTCGAAATCGAAGAAGTTTTCCAAATAGCGATTGAGAAGCTGCCGGAAAAACACAGATCAGCTATCCTTCTATACAAACAACAACAACTCAGCTATCTGGAGATTGCAGAGATCATGAAGGCAAGCGAGAATGCTGTAAAAACCTGGATCCACCGTGCGCGTGCCCAGCTGAAAATTGAAATGGAGGAACTCCGATGAAGGAAAAGAAACGTCCTATCAGCGATGACGAGTTGGATGCATTGCTTGCAGGCCATCCCATCATTCCGGCTGAAACTTTTGCGGAGCGCACGTTTATCATGGTTCCGCCTGTCGACGAAAAAGAAATCGAAAGTTTGTTGTCCGGCCAATTCATTTCGGTGAATCCCGACTTCACCGAACGCACACTAACCCGCATTGAAAACAGTAAATCCGCCATGCTTTTTGAAATCCCGGCCATGCGATGGCTGGTCAAGAGCGGCATGGTAGCTGCCATATTATTAGTGGGAGTATTTAGTTACTCCGTATGGCAAAACCAAAATCCTAATAATGCGCCACCATATGTCGTTCAGACAAACTTTGCAGAAATGAATTTCGAGGAGCTTCTTTACTTAGAAGAAACTCTACATTCTGCAAAAGTTCTCATTGAGCTGGAGAAAACAGTTCCCTTATATTATTTACTGGGAGAGGCCGATTCATGAAACACAGTCCAAACATTATGAAGTCCAGATTGAGTAAGCGATTAGCCGCTTGGCTGATGGTAGCACTTATTTCAACTGCAACCGCCCTAAGCGGAGCGGATGAAAAAAAGGAAGCTGAAGCCAACGTTGAGGATCTAGCTAATTTGAAGGAACTTCTCAAATTGCCAAAGGAAGATCTGCAGCGTGTGCGTTTGACCTTGGAGTCGATCGAGAAGATGACACCCACCGACCGTAAGAATGCTCTCCAACGCATTCAGAATTTGAACAAGATGCCCACGGAGCAACGGAAGGAAACCATAGATCATTGGAATGAGCTGAGCCCAGAAATGAAAAAGGCTTATTTTGATTATCTGAGAGAGTTGTCTGCAGCTGAACGAACCAAGTTTAAAGCCCTACCTTGGGACAAACAGATCGAGCAGCTCAAAAAAACCTCGAAAAAATAGTAATCGCGCATATTGAATTTCAGGCCGAAATTGGGTTAAGCTCAATTTCGGCCTTTTTCTTTTGCCTGAAAGGTTTTAGCTTGTCGCAACACATTAAAATAACTCCTCCACATTATGACATTACCAAAAATAGGATTTGTAGGCGTAGGACGCATGGGCTTCAACATGGCGGAGCGCTTGCACGATTGTAATTACCCCATTGCGGCGGTCTATGATCTCAATCTTGAGATCGCAGAAAGCCTTGCTGAAAAAACTGGAGCGAAAGCTTGTCAGCAGCTGAAGGAAGTTTCTCGGCTTGCTGATATCATCTTTACAGTCGTTTCAGATGACGCGGCTATGAGGCACATTTTCTACAACGAGGAAGACAACCTTCTGATGGAGGCGATAGGGAAAACTTTTATCAACTGTGCAACTCTGAGCCCATCGATACACGTAGAGCTGCAGAAAGCTTGTCATGATGCGGACGCACAGTCTCTCGAAGCTTGTATGGCATCAAGCATACCACAGGCACGGGCAGGAA
This sequence is a window from Verrucomicrobiota bacterium. Protein-coding genes within it:
- a CDS encoding RNA polymerase sigma factor; this encodes MSEPIPIPIDEDIRLMFEVAAGDSKALRQLIDKWKKPLINFFYRSLGSYTESEDLAQIVFIKIYRAAARYEARAKFSTFLFHVARRVLLNEFRRKGRKPVDYVDPQEFHYEQSEDPEVKRRLVEIEEVFQIAIEKLPEKHRSAILLYKQQQLSYLEIAEIMKASENAVKTWIHRARAQLKIEMEELR
- a CDS encoding DUF3106 domain-containing protein; protein product: MKSRLSKRLAAWLMVALISTATALSGADEKKEAEANVEDLANLKELLKLPKEDLQRVRLTLESIEKMTPTDRKNALQRIQNLNKMPTEQRKETIDHWNELSPEMKKAYFDYLRELSAAERTKFKALPWDKQIEQLKKTSKK
- a CDS encoding NAD(P)-dependent oxidoreductase, which translates into the protein MTLPKIGFVGVGRMGFNMAERLHDCNYPIAAVYDLNLEIAESLAEKTGAKACQQLKEVSRLADIIFTVVSDDAAMRHIFYNEEDNLLMEAIGKTFINCATLSPSIHVELQKACHDADAQSLEACMASSIPQARAGTLYLMVGGTEIVFTAVKDLLEKLSTSLRYVGPAGSASQVKALVNMVMNINTAALAEGLGLGQALGLDLKMLCEIFAQTGANSRVLETDAADMLTRDHDCYFSAEHAAKDSGIALALANEAGILSLPRKMGDMLC